The Flammeovirga pectinis genomic interval AGGCGACAACTTTACGTAACATCGCTTTAGTGCAAGAATACAATACCGTTTTTGTGAAATTATTAGAAGTAGCATAACGAATATCCAAAACAAATAAACTATCAAGTTTGTTTAATTCTACAAATGATGAATCAGGTAAATCAGTAATTGATTTCCAATACATACTTTGTCTTAAATCATTGGATATTATAATATTAATATTTTGCTCTGTGTTACCAAGAAAGTTTTCTTTGTCATTAAAATTACTGTTAGTTAAATTGGTTTCTTGATGTTTACAACTAGAAACTATTAATAGACAAAGAAAAAGAAACTGACGCATACAAAATGACTTATAGATAAATTGACAAATGAGTTTTTATAAAGGAGAAGAAATTTTCTTAGGGAAACAACTTTTAGGCGAATTGTATTCATGTAATCATGTCGCTTTAAATAATCCTGAAGATGTAAAAGTACTTATGGAAGAGGCAGCTGTGAAAGCAAATGCAACTATAGTACAATCTGTATTTCATCATTTTTCACCTCATGGTGTATCTGGAGTAGTAGTAATACAGGAAAGCCATTTTGCTATACATACATGGCCTGAACATAATTTTGTTTCGGTAGATTTCTATACTTGTGGTTCTACAGCTTTTCCAGAAAAAGCAATGGACTACTTAGTAGAAGTATTACAGCCTGCATCTTATGATTTAAAAGAAGTGAATAGAGGTGATCTTCATAAAATTGAAGAAATTGCAGATCATACTGCAAATAAATCTCTTAAATAAGAGAAAAGCATTAATTTTGTGCATTATTAGTCAAACTTGAA includes:
- the speD gene encoding adenosylmethionine decarboxylase: MSFYKGEEIFLGKQLLGELYSCNHVALNNPEDVKVLMEEAAVKANATIVQSVFHHFSPHGVSGVVVIQESHFAIHTWPEHNFVSVDFYTCGSTAFPEKAMDYLVEVLQPASYDLKEVNRGDLHKIEEIADHTANKSLK